One Aegilops tauschii subsp. strangulata cultivar AL8/78 chromosome 2, Aet v6.0, whole genome shotgun sequence genomic window, CATATAGCATGAGGCATTCAACCATATACCAACTATATATCtttatatttgaaaaaaaatacatgcattgcctgaTACTTAACAAAAGTAAAGTTAATCCCACTGAATATTTGGTTGTGTTCATTCTTGATAGGATAGCGTGAATATAGCATCCACCCATACATAAGGTTCACGCGTTGCAATGTGAGGGCAGTTACCTATATATCTCTACTACTTAAAAAGAGAGTAGTGTTCATTTCTTGCCAGAAGAATGCTTTGGCAGCCGGTTCTCCCCCGTCCCAGCACGTCCCTTCACCAATTTTTTTGTCCTTGTGTTTTTTTTTGTCCCATCACGCCTTTTGTCTGTAGCTTCCCCGCATGATAATCAATAACCTTAACTTACCTTCTAAAACAATTCCCCCTTATTTACTTATCAAAATTTTACTCCAAACTTCTTATCAAACTAATTAAAAGGGAAATACGAGAAGGAATTGATAAAAAATTATTTACACACTCGCATTTATATGGATAGGTAAATCACGAGCTAATTAACGTACTATAATATTTatatcccgttgcaacgcacgagcattGTCCTAGTTCTTCTGCAAAAAACGGCATGATGATATACGCTTAATCAGAGCGTGCACGTAGGATGAGGAAAGCATATGCGTGGTTTGAAATTATATTTGTTTACTGGCTGTGTACGGCCCAGTACGATGCGTCACACAGCGGTGGCGTCGCCGTGGTTGGTGTACGAAAATAGCGGCCAGATCTTCACGCATCGTTACATTTTTTTTTTCCGGGGAGCATCGTTACATAAATAACTGCCCAATGGCTCATTGTCTAAAAATAATGGCACTCTTTGGCTCTAAGACCACATAATCAGCGGACCCTTAAAATGGACACGGTATTCGTCCGCAAACAGTAATACGGAAGCCAGCCATCCAATCTTGCCTGCATACATTTCAAAACAAATTTGAACATATGATTTTCATGCAAACCAGATGATTTTTATTTACACCGGATCATATTCATTACATTTTCGATGTATTTCAACTAAACAGAAGCGGGCGAGACTTTTGTTAACCCAACCTAAAAGATTGCGGGTTGTGGCGAAGTCCGTGTCCCACGTCCTGCCTTCCCATGTCTGACAAGCTCATCGGTCGTGAGCCCTAGGAAGTGAAGCTGCAGGAGGGGAAGAATAAGATGTGGGGCttggccctcctgggacccaagCCATGGCAGCGTCCCATGTTCTACTCTCGGAGTCCATCGTGCCGACGACGCCAGCTGTGGGCGGGCCGACCTCGTGATTGTGGCGGCGGGGCGTGAACCGCGGTGGCGGTGCAGGCGACATTGAGCTGGCACTGTCTGTGGTCGCCTGCGCCTCCTCTACGTCTACCTCCACGTCACCTTGTGAACAAGGTGTCTCTCTCCGCCAGCAGGATGCCCAACCGCCATCTATGGTGGCGGATCTCGTAGGCGTTGCGCATGGATGGTACATCGCCAGCTACCCAGCCaggaaccccaactccaccacgACCAAGGTCGCGAAGTCATcgtcgctcgccggagatttggCCCTCCGTGAGGAGGTGCTCGTCGCGGAGCTGAAGATTGTAGCTTTGGTCCTCCTACGCCTGCCGGAACACCAACATAGACGGTGACGCTGCTCTTCCACCATGACGGCATCGAAGTTCGTCTGTGCGAGAGTCGGCTCGTTGCCGGGAGCCTCCTCCATTGTCCGGCCCTTGTCGATGAGTTTCAGTGAGCTCACCAGCAAGCTAGCCTCAGTCCATCACGCATTGCAATGCCGACCGACTCCTGCTTTTGCTCCATCGAGAGACTCTCCCACATCGCTCTAGAGCTAGTGGCCATGGTGGATGTGGTGCGGTGTTGGTTGTGTCGGGCGGGGAGGGCACATTTAAATAGCAGGTGccggccaggccaagcggcgggcgTTGTCAATTCAGGCGTCAGAGCAGGTTTCTCGGTCGGCGCGCCATTGCAATGTCGGCTCCAGTGAGAGGTCGTGTCTGCTCTGGTCTGGCATGAATGTGGCGCCGACCGAATGCGTGGCAGCCGCTTCACGCGGGGTATCTTTATGGTTGGGTCTTGGGGACGAACGCGTATGTGGCAGTGGTCCGGATGCCCGCAAAGCCCTCTGATTTGCGTCCAATTTACGAAAAAACCTGCGGACGAATTGGGTACCATGTTGGATGGCAACAAAATGCGTCCGGACCGCTTGGTCCGGTCGGTTGTGGGCGTTTTGACGATGCGTGTTGGGATGCCCTTAGGGGGTATAGAGCATATAATGGTGGCTTGTCTAAGCTGCTTCTATTTCAAAGGGAGGGGGTGATGGATAGGCCGAATGAGAAAAAAGTCAGACATGAGGAAAGTCAAATATGGATGATGGAAAACAGGATTGGTTACAGTAAACTGCAAGTGGCAGTCATTTTGGTTCACTGGCTGCACGCGTAAAGAGTGAAAAGCCAATGGACAATTATTCATGTGTTATTCCATCGCAGTACTTCTTGGGATCATCTCATCAGTTTTCTTAATTAAGTTTATCCTTGGAAAGGAACAGCTTACCCAATGAAACCGTACGTAAAGCCATTCCGCACGACTAAACACAACTTGTATATATACATCTGGTACTTGTACGTCCGTACGGACACAATACATGTACTGCTGAGCGAATGGCACAAACCGATAAAAAGTGATCAAAACgattttatatttctttacagaagGAATACAATTTAACCGAACAAACGTACGTTGATCCCAGTTTGCAAAGGTTGAAGTTCTTTCACAGCTAAATGGAAGAGCAAGTTTACGGGTGAGATAGAGATAGATAGATACATATCACCAACTGTGTGCGGCGGCTACATCATTCGCATGTGGGGTTACGGGTGGTAGCGGCCGGAGGGCTTTGCTGTTTGCTTTCTTTACATCCACTATGCAACCGTACGCATATGCTAGCACTAAACTTCACCGGTTAGGACATAGGGCAGGGCATCTCTTCTttgtgaagaagaagaagaagacgggcaGCTAGCTCTGGTGATCAGAAGGCGAGGAAGAAGCGCTTgttcctgctcctgcggcggcccATGGAGTCGGCGGCGACGAGGTTCTTGGCGATGAGCTTCTGGGCCTGCCGGCTCTTGATCTCCACCCTCATGCTGTCCGTCTTGCCCATCTGCTGGTATGCCACCGCCgacgccttcttcttcccgccgccaccggcccgcaTCTTGGACCTGAGCCCGTCCACCAGCTTCCCCAGCTGCATGCCCCATCATCACCATGGATGGATCCCCCTTCCCCCGGACGAAAAACTCTACACACGTACAAAAAATAAGCAAATTAGCTGAATTCCACCGGCAGCCGACGGCGCGACAAACTCATGTTGGACATGGATACCAGAAACGAGCAAGCTAGATACCTGAGCAGGAAGAGGCAGATGAAAGCACGAAGCATACAGAAGTGAGGAGGAGAATACAGGTGGGTACCCGTGGTGGTTAAATAGAACCATGCAACGGAAAAGCCGGCGAGTTGGTGACGTAGCAATAGAAAACGACCTGAAATGGCTCTAGCTCTTGATTGGAGGGAAAGACAGACAAACAGACAAACATGTTTTGAGTGAAAAGATCAACTTGATTGATAGAAAGAGTACAGTTTATATATGGCCGGAAGAGATGCGTCGAATAGACTCGACGGTTCGAACAGTCATATCCTAGGTCGGTTGCTAATTACAGGATGCAACGGTTTGAAAGAGAGACacgtcccttgctatgcaaccgCACGGTGTTTAGGCAAAAGTAGATTCCCTATTAATTTAACATAATTAATTAATTCTAATACTCTCCCTAATCTACGCTTGTCCATGTAGAATATTCATACGCTTGTCTAGGTATGATCATCATCCCCAAGATTGTCCATTGTAGTATCATCACCTCGAAAAGATCCTTCTTAAAAAATTCTTCAATAGGATCCTTGATGAGAACCTGCAACATAAACTCACAAAGAGAAAGAATGCAATATGATGTTTTTAAACAGGAATAGTTCAGGGAGAAACTCCCCCTGATACTTGCAAGTCCCGAAGTCGTCGCATACCAATTCTATGAACATATTTATGGAATGTAGTATTTGGTAGAGACTTG contains:
- the LOC109736360 gene encoding LOW QUALITY PROTEIN: uncharacterized protein (The sequence of the model RefSeq protein was modified relative to this genomic sequence to represent the inferred CDS: deleted 1 base in 1 codon); amino-acid sequence: MVMMGHQLGKLVDGLRSKMRAGGGGKKKASAVAYQQMGKTDSMRVEIKSRQAQKLIAKNLVAADSMGRRRSRNKRFFLAF